One window of the Actinomyces procaprae genome contains the following:
- a CDS encoding ABC transporter ATP-binding protein: protein MSLLLRTVRNLLSVLPHDAKRFILTFAGLFSALSLLDVAALGLLALLLTPLMTGAAFTIPVIGMSVGGSGTVWLLLVVCVLIISKDLLAIAIQRASTRRFAGFEQDLGAQLLDSFFYAPWAERLRRHSTDLVRSTDVGVASTVSGVLIPFTQLAGEVCTFVAVMAVLFVARPVMAAITVLYFGVVALVMYLWVLRRAVAAGKDNRTYSVRSVRLVSEMVHSLKEITLRDKAAELERVVLEERRKASQARADQSFLGAVPRYMLEIALIGGLAIAAGIGFAQGGQGEALSSLALFGVCGFRIVPSITRFQTIMGQTGSNIPYAERVLAEIEAGRVNRAQHAEMVAGTELPDDARALVLDDVSFTYVGSDNPAVEHVSLTLPFGSSLALVGASGSGKSTLVDMILGLLTPSAGQLRVDDVPLTEVLHSWRSRVGYVPQEVSLFDSTVAHNVALSWDTDSIDVERVRRALRRAQLLDVIEDREGGIWASVGEGGMKLSGGQRQRLGIARALYSEPLVLIMDEATSALDTATEAAVTEAVAELSGEVTVIVVAHRLATIRHSDQVCFMRDAHLVASGTFDQVVAAAPDFAQQAALAGLLDDDDESTARGVLAAASRTDQKESA from the coding sequence GTGAGTCTGCTGCTGCGCACCGTCAGGAATCTGCTAAGCGTCCTGCCGCATGACGCCAAGCGCTTCATCCTCACCTTCGCGGGCCTGTTCTCGGCGCTGTCCCTGCTCGACGTTGCCGCGCTGGGTCTGCTCGCCCTCCTGCTCACCCCGCTGATGACCGGTGCGGCCTTCACCATTCCTGTGATCGGCATGAGCGTGGGCGGGTCCGGGACCGTCTGGCTGCTGCTGGTGGTGTGCGTGCTCATCATCAGCAAGGACCTGCTCGCCATTGCCATTCAGCGTGCCTCCACCAGGCGCTTCGCCGGCTTCGAGCAGGACCTGGGCGCACAGCTGCTCGACTCATTCTTCTACGCCCCCTGGGCCGAGCGGCTGCGCCGCCACTCCACCGACCTGGTCCGCTCCACGGATGTGGGCGTGGCCTCCACCGTCTCCGGCGTGCTGATCCCCTTCACCCAGCTGGCCGGCGAGGTGTGCACCTTTGTGGCCGTCATGGCGGTGCTCTTCGTTGCCAGGCCCGTGATGGCGGCCATCACCGTCCTCTACTTCGGCGTCGTCGCCCTAGTCATGTACCTGTGGGTGCTGCGCCGGGCAGTGGCCGCTGGCAAGGACAACCGCACCTACTCCGTGCGCTCGGTGCGGCTGGTGTCCGAGATGGTCCACTCGCTGAAGGAGATCACTCTGCGGGACAAGGCCGCCGAGCTTGAGCGCGTGGTGCTGGAGGAGCGGCGCAAGGCGTCCCAGGCCCGCGCCGACCAGTCCTTCCTCGGCGCGGTGCCCCGCTACATGCTTGAGATCGCTCTGATCGGTGGCCTGGCCATCGCCGCGGGCATCGGCTTCGCCCAGGGCGGGCAGGGCGAGGCGCTGTCCTCCCTCGCCCTGTTCGGCGTGTGTGGCTTCCGCATCGTGCCCTCCATTACGCGCTTCCAGACGATCATGGGCCAGACCGGCTCGAACATCCCCTACGCCGAGCGGGTGCTCGCGGAGATCGAGGCCGGCCGCGTCAACCGCGCCCAGCACGCCGAAATGGTCGCCGGTACCGAGCTGCCCGACGACGCCCGCGCCCTCGTGCTGGACGACGTCTCCTTCACCTACGTCGGCTCCGACAATCCGGCGGTGGAGCACGTGTCCCTCACCCTGCCGTTCGGCTCCTCCCTCGCCCTGGTCGGCGCGTCCGGCTCGGGCAAGTCCACCCTGGTGGACATGATCCTCGGCCTGCTCACCCCCTCCGCCGGTCAGCTGCGCGTCGACGACGTGCCCCTGACCGAGGTGCTGCACTCCTGGCGCTCCCGCGTCGGCTACGTGCCCCAGGAAGTCTCCCTGTTCGACTCCACCGTCGCCCACAATGTCGCTCTGTCCTGGGATACCGACTCCATTGACGTCGAACGCGTGCGCCGTGCGCTGCGCCGCGCACAGCTGCTCGATGTCATCGAGGATCGCGAGGGCGGGATCTGGGCCTCGGTCGGAGAGGGCGGCATGAAGTTGTCCGGCGGGCAGCGGCAGCGCCTGGGCATCGCCCGGGCCCTGTACTCCGAACCGCTGGTCCTGATCATGGACGAGGCGACCTCCGCGCTGGACACCGCCACCGAGGCGGCCGTGACCGAGGCGGTAGCGGAGCTGTCCGGTGAGGTGACCGTGATCGTGGTCGCGCACCGCCTGGCCACCATCCGCCACAGCGATCAGGTGTGCTTCATGCGTGACGCCCACCTGGTCGCATCCGGCACCTTCGATCAAGTGGTTGCGGCCGCACCCGACTTCGCCCAGCAGGCCGCCCTGGCGGGCCTGCTCGATGACGACGACGAGTCGACCGCGCGCGGCGTTCTGGCAGCAGCCTCCCGTACCGACCAGAAGGAGAGCGCATGA
- a CDS encoding glycosyltransferase: MTAPHSGTAAAGGNTAAAHHLPTFNGRGPRVAMLVYNDAHNDARVLKEAATLRAAGATVRIFAVARANSGYPEGTVPVDDGVDIVRAREFSLANVSPRLASLRDRVTGKAGAPAGVEAPATPATGGAAIQDTLALGAEAPEADVAPALVSGTTVAASAHAAADRAGALAADAAMRAYKTVSLGDYWLRAARAALAWMPDVVHANDGNTLAPAMWIVDRCNARLVYDSHELWLHRNVRSDRPLARRVEAAIERRGIRRADAVITVSPSIVEWLTEHYRLERPPTLVRNIPAAGPLPDPARGRLHELAGLVPTDRVIAYGGRITTSRGIEETVAALPHLPADVHLVMLGYGEPDYLDVIAQEAARHGVSDRVHRVGPVAPHEVADALSDADVAVVHVRPTCLSYRFALPNKLFESIRGGLPVAAADLPDIRGVVEHYGVGEVFSGEDPADLAATISRILDGSEKYRAAALAACPQLTWEHETAALIGAYRRALMGERA, from the coding sequence ATGACCGCCCCGCACAGTGGCACCGCCGCAGCTGGTGGTAATACGGCGGCCGCACACCATCTACCCACTTTCAATGGGCGCGGACCGCGCGTGGCCATGCTGGTGTACAACGACGCCCACAACGACGCCCGCGTCCTGAAGGAGGCGGCGACCCTGCGTGCCGCCGGCGCCACCGTGCGCATCTTCGCGGTAGCCCGCGCCAACTCCGGCTACCCCGAGGGCACGGTTCCGGTCGACGACGGGGTGGACATTGTGCGTGCCCGCGAGTTCTCCCTCGCCAATGTGTCCCCCCGCCTGGCGTCCCTGCGCGACCGCGTCACCGGCAAGGCCGGCGCTCCCGCAGGTGTCGAGGCACCGGCGACCCCGGCTACGGGCGGTGCCGCCATCCAGGACACCCTGGCGCTCGGGGCTGAAGCGCCCGAGGCAGACGTCGCCCCGGCGCTCGTATCCGGCACGACGGTGGCCGCCTCGGCCCACGCGGCGGCCGACCGTGCCGGTGCGCTGGCCGCCGACGCCGCTATGCGCGCGTACAAGACCGTCTCACTGGGCGACTACTGGCTGCGCGCCGCCCGCGCCGCCCTGGCCTGGATGCCGGACGTGGTCCACGCCAACGACGGGAACACACTCGCCCCAGCCATGTGGATCGTGGACCGCTGCAACGCCCGCCTCGTCTACGACTCGCACGAGCTGTGGCTGCACCGCAACGTCCGCTCCGACCGGCCGCTCGCCCGGCGGGTGGAGGCCGCCATCGAGAGGCGGGGCATCCGCCGCGCCGACGCTGTCATCACCGTATCGCCCTCCATCGTCGAGTGGCTGACGGAGCACTACCGGTTGGAGCGCCCACCGACCCTGGTGCGCAACATCCCCGCAGCAGGCCCCCTGCCCGATCCTGCGCGCGGGCGCCTGCACGAACTGGCGGGCCTGGTTCCCACCGACCGGGTCATCGCTTACGGCGGTCGCATCACCACCTCCCGGGGCATTGAGGAGACCGTCGCCGCTCTGCCGCACCTGCCCGCCGACGTCCACCTGGTCATGCTCGGCTACGGTGAGCCCGACTACCTGGACGTCATCGCCCAGGAAGCGGCCCGTCACGGCGTGAGTGATCGCGTGCACCGCGTGGGGCCGGTCGCGCCGCACGAGGTGGCCGACGCCCTGTCCGACGCTGACGTGGCTGTGGTGCATGTTCGACCCACCTGCCTGTCCTACCGCTTCGCCCTGCCCAACAAGCTCTTCGAGTCCATTCGCGGCGGGCTGCCCGTGGCGGCCGCCGACCTGCCGGATATCCGCGGCGTCGTCGAGCACTACGGGGTGGGGGAGGTCTTCTCCGGGGAGGATCCGGCGGACCTGGCGGCCACCATCAGCCGCATCCTTGACGGCTCCGAGAAGTACCGGGCCGCCGCGCTGGCGGCCTGCCCGCAGCTGACCTGGGAGCATGAGACCGCGGCGCTGATCGGCGCCTACCGCCGCGCCCTGATGGGGGAGCGCGCATGA